From the genome of Vicia villosa cultivar HV-30 ecotype Madison, WI linkage group LG2, Vvil1.0, whole genome shotgun sequence, one region includes:
- the LOC131653077 gene encoding uncharacterized protein LOC131653077 — MVDVNSPLLTEIEEEITQDPQNDTARHVRTKVPEVEIHLFRQGKGPVVVFKSPLGGWEQDQLEVGDILEKHGFKCLFAFNHQSRVRGVPVRFNPRNGRSILTYRDGAVVYLDGEPKDSLLKPITRILIGVALITLMIVIVSRDTPEWMKKLNFSSGNFSPWILACVVIVFTRMRKRTKDFLTKRGW; from the exons ATGGTCGATGTAAATTCACCCTTACTCACTGAAATCGAGGAGGAAATCACCCAAGACCCCCAAAACGACACCGCAAGGCACGTCCGTACAAAGGTACCGGAGGTTGAGATCCATTTATTCCGGCAGGGGAAAGGACCGGTCGTTGTGTTCAAATCGCCGTTGGGAGGTTGGGAACAGGATCAGCTCGAGGTTGGGGATATTCTGGAAAAACACGGATTCAAGTGTTTGTTTGCGTTTAATCATCAGAGTCGCGTTCGTGGTGTTCCTGTTCGGTTTAACCCTAGGAATGGAAGGTCGATTTTGACTTATAGGGATGGGGCTGTTGTTTACCTTGATGGAGAACCTAAG GACTCGCTACTTAAACCAATTACAAGGATCTTGATCGGGGTAGCACTAATAACCCTCATGATAGTAATAGTTTCGAGGGATACTCCCGAATGGATGAAGAAATTAAACTTTTCTTCCGGGAACTTTTCTCCATGGATCTTGGCTTGTGTAGTTATTGTCTTCACCCGCATGAGAAAGAGAACTAAAGATTTTCTAACAAAACGCGGTTGGTGA
- the LOC131653078 gene encoding ras-related protein Rab7, with translation MALRRRTLLKVIVLGDSGVGKTSLMNQYVHKKFSQQYKATIGADFVTKELQIDDRLVTLQIWDTAGQERFQSLGVAFYRGADCCVLVYDVNVMKSFDTLENWHEEFLKQANPSDPRTFPFILLGNKIDIDGGNSRVVSEKKAKDWCASKGNIPYFETSAKEDYNVDAAFLCIAKTALANERDQDIYFQPIPEAAATPENEQRGGCAC, from the exons ATGGCATTACGCAGACGGACTTTGCTCAAAGTCATTGTTCTTGGAGACAGTGG GGTTGGAAAAACTTCATTGATGAATCA ATACGTGCACAAGAAGTTTAGTCAGCAATATAAAGCTACAATTGGTGCTGATTTTGTCACTAAAGAACTGCAGATTGATGACAGACTTGTTACTCTACAA ATATGGGACACTGCAGGGCAAGAGAGATTTCAAAGTCTTGGTGTTGCATTTTATAGAGGAGCAGATTGCTGTGTTCTAGTCTATGATGTTAATGTCATGAAGTCATTTGATACACTTGAGAACTGGCACGAAGAGTTTCTCAAACAG GCAAATCCTTCTGATCCAAGGACTTTTCCATTTATATTGCTTGGAAACAAAATTGATATTGATGGCGGGAATAGTCGAGTG GTTTCTGAAAAGAAAGCTAAAGACTGGTGTGCTTCAAAAGGTAATATACCTTACTTTGAGACATCAGCAAAAGAGGACTACAATGTTGATGCCGCATTCCTATGTATTGCCAAGACTGCTTTAGCCAATGAGCGTGACCAGGACAT ATATTTTCAACCTATTCCAGAGGCTGCTGCTACTCCCGAGAATGAGCAGAGGGGTGGATGTGCATGTTGA
- the LOC131653075 gene encoding MA3 DOMAIN-CONTAINING TRANSLATION REGULATORY FACTOR 2-like has product MDFKDGHVSNEHRELHRSAAESVDPISVSPLQLSSPKSPKSPGSSNAQVKGNTLSPKNNRQSHSPKDGRPKKGGSGGKGTWGGLLETEDMNVLDPNDPNYDSTEEIDDSNEKKKNTALEDYKKKATIIVEEYFTTDDVVATMSELREIGKPEYSYYFVKKLVSMSMDRHDKEKEMAAILLSALYADIIHPSQVYKGFTKLVESADDLIVDIPDTVDILALFIARAVVDDILPPAFLKKQIANLPNDSKGAEVLMKAEKSYLTAPLHAEIIERRWGGSKNTTVDDVKARINNFLKEYVVSGDKKEAFRCIKDLKVPFFHHEIVKRALIMAMERRQAETPLLDLLKEAAEEGFINTSQMSKGFSRLIETVDDLSLDIPNARGILQQLIAKAASEGWLCVSSLKSLTAEDEKSTIQENVARCFKMKTQSIIQEYFLSGDIFEVNSCLEQENKKNCGELNAIFVKKLITLAMDRKNREKEMASVLLSSLCFPPDDVVSGFVMLIESADDTALDNPVVVEDLAMFLARSVVDEVLAPQQLEEVGTQCISQDSIGSKVLLMAKSLLKARLAGERILRCWGGGGSSKPGWEIEDVKDMIGKLLEEYESGGDIKEACRCMKELGMPFFHHEVVKKAMVKTIEKKNERLWGLLKECSESGLITMNQMVKGFGRVEEALDDLALDVPDAKNQFGFYVEKAKNEGWLDSSFCYNNAIENGTS; this is encoded by the exons ATGGATTTCAAGGACGGCCATGTGTCGAACGAGCATCGCGAGCTTCATCGATCTGCAGCAGAAAGTGTTGATCCAATATCTGTTTCTCCTTTACAACTTTCTTCTCCTAAGTCACCAAAATCTCCAGGGTCTTCAAATGCGCAAGTTAAGGGAAACACTTTAAGTCCAAAAAATAATCGGCAATCGCATTCTCCAAAAGACGGACGTCCAAAGAAAG GTGGTTCAGGTGGGAAAGGCACCTGGGGTGGATTGCTCGAAACCGAAGACATGAATGTTCTTGATCCGAACGATCCAAACTACGACAGCACTGAG GAAATTGATGAttcaaatgaaaagaaaaagaacacgGCGTTGGAAGATTACAAGAAAAAAGCTACAATAATAGTGGAAGAATACTTTACAACCGATGATGTTGTTGCGACAATGAGTGAACTTAGAGAAATCGGTAAACCAGAATACAGTTACTATTTCGTCAAAAAGCTTGTCTCGATGTCGATGGACAGACacgacaaagaaaaagaaatggctGCCATTCTCTTATCTGCGCTTTATGCGGATATAATTCATCCATCGCAAGTTTACAAAGGATTCACCAAGTTAGTCGAGTCAGCTGATGATTTGATTGTGGATATTCCAGACACGGTGGATATTCTAGCGCTTTTCATAGCTAGAGCTGTTGTTGATGATATCCTTCCACCGGCATTTTTGAAGAAGCAGATAGCGAATTTACCAAATGATTCTAAAGGTGCTGAGGTTTTAATGAAAGCCGAGAAAAGCTATCTGACAGCGCCTTTACACGCTGAAATCATCGAGCGGCGTTGGGGAGGAAGCAAGAATACAACAGTCGATGATGTGAAGGCGAGGATAAACAATTTCTTGAAAGAGTATGTAGTAAGTGGTGACAAGAAAGAAGCTTTTCGATGCATCAAAGATTTGAAAGTTCCGTTTTTCCATCACGAAATAGTGAAAAGAGCTCTTATAATGGCAATGGAAAGGCGACAGGCGGAAACACCGTTGCTAGACCTATTGAAAGAAGCGGCCGAAGAAGGCTTCATCAACACAAGCCAAATGTCAAAAGGATTCAGCAGGCTGATTGAAACTGTCGACGATTTATCGCTTGACATACCGAATGCACGCGGAATACTTCAACAACTGATAGCGAAAGCTGCTTCCGAAGGTTGGTTATGTGTCTCGTCACTAAAATCACTTACAGCCGAGGATGAAAAGAGCACGATACAAGAAAATGTTGCAAGATGTTTCAAGATGAAAACACAATCCATCATTCAAGAGTACTTTTTATCAGGTGATATATTCGAAGTGAATAGTTGTTTAGAACAAGAGAACAAAAAAAACTGCGGCGAACTAAATGCAATCTTTGTTAAGAAACTAATAACTCTAGCAATGGACAGAAAGAATCGTGAGAAAGAAATGGCTTCTGTATTACTCTCATCGCTTTGTTTTCCACCCGATGATGTTGTGAGCGGTTTTGTGATGCTAATTGAATCAGCAGACGATACCGCTTTAGACAATCCTGTCGTTGTTGAAGATCTCGCTATGTTTCTAGCAAGATCAGTAGTTGATGAAGTTTTAGCACCGCAACAGCTCGAAGAAGTTGGAACACAATGTATAAgccaagattcaattggaagcaAAGTACTTTTGATGGCGAAATCATTGCTAAAAGCTAGACTCGCAGGCGAGAGAATCTTGAGGTGTTGGGGAGGGGGTGGAAGTAGCAAACCTGGATGGGAGATCGAAGACGTTAAAGACATGATCGGGAAATTGTTGGAGGAATATGAATCGGGTGGCGATATAAAAGAGGCTTGTAGGTGCATGAAAGAGTTAGGCATGCCATTTTTTCATCATGAAGTTGTTAAGAAAGCTATGGTGAAAACTATTGAAAAGAAGAATGAGAGGTTATGGGGTTTGCTTAAAGAGTGTTCTGAATCAGGGTTAATAACTATGAATCAAATGGTTAAAGGTTTTGGAAGAGTTGAAGAAGCTCTTGATGATTTGGCTTTGGATGTTCCTGATGCTAAAAATCAGTTTGGATTTTATGTTGAAAAAGCTAAGAATGAAGGATGGTTGGACAGTTCATTTTGCTACAACAATGCAATAGAGAATGGCACAAGTTAA
- the LOC131653076 gene encoding uncharacterized protein LOC131653076, with translation MGGHLLRKIKTTPASEVHFRKRVFLKKLTYFGSSFPKQLFRKCTSEILRFLQIYQNTPPPPIIYPKSKQKVAKAKICANRIPKLHQGSNHTAKQHSKALNPNTLNMSGNQPARRTDAKGRKGSSKKEVKEVKEVKEVKEVKEVKEKKEKKKLLTGSASQPSGVINADGSDTEWDEDWYNYLHSEEFARREE, from the exons atgggtggtcacctcctgcgaaaaatcaaaactacccctgcttcggaagttcatttccgaaagcgtgtttttttaaaaaaattgacttacttcggaagttcatttccgaaacaattatttcggaagtgcacttccgaaatactgcgatttctgcagatttatcaaaacactccccctcccccaatcatttaccctaaatcaaaacaaaaagtggcaaaggcgaaaatttgtgcaaacagaattccaaagctccatcaaggctccaatcacactgctaaacaacattcaaaagccctcaatcctaacacttt gaacatgtcaggcaaccaaccagcacgcaggactgacgctaagggaagaaagggttcttcaaagaaggaggtgaaagaggtgaaagaggtgaaagaggtgaaggaggtgaaggaggtgaaggagaagaaggagaagaagaagcttttgactggttctgcttcgcagccttcaggcgtgatcaacgctgatggttctgatactgagtgggatgaggattggtataattatcttcattcggaggagttcgctcgtcgggaagaataa
- the LOC131647517 gene encoding phosphoribosylaminoimidazole-succinocarboxamide synthase, chloroplastic-like has protein sequence MIDSMVSLNPPKTLHTKIPLSPSVITSTTRITYRPNKFRITTIRASSMRKESEQQPSFGDTLLNSTRKHQVLDAVTTSLSNCLSETNLHLTVPALKSKTRGKVRDIYDTEDYLVLVTTDRQSAFDRVLASIPFKGQVLNETSLWWFERTKHIVSNAVVSAPDKNVTIAKKCSVFPVEFVARGFVTGSTDTSLWTVYNKGNRNYCGNVLPEGMVKNQKLPKNILTPTTKAADHDVPVTPDEIIEKGLMPRADYVEASEKALSLFEYGQQVALEHGLILVDTKYEFGKANDGSILLIDEVHTPDSSRYWIANSYLERIQNGLEPENVDKEFLRLWFKSHCNPYEDEVLPDAPEDLVCELAWRYIFLYETITKSKFEMQLTQEPIHDRISQNVASALASLK, from the exons ATGATTGATTCTATGGTTTCCTTAAACCCTCCCAAAACCCTCCACACAAAAATCCCACTTTCCCCATCAGTGATTACCTCTACAACCAGAATCACTTACAGaccaaacaaattcagaatcacAACCATTCGCGCTTCATCAATGCGAAAAGAAAGCGAACAACAACCTTCTTTCGGAGACACTCTCCTCAACAGCACTCGCAAACACCAAGTTCTTGATGCTGTCACAACTTCCCTCTCAAATTGCCTCTCTGAAACTAACCTGCATTTGACAGTTCCTGCTCTCAAATCCAAAACTCGCGGCAAA GTTCGAGATATTTATGATACCGAGGATTATCTTGTATTAGTGACCACTGATCGCCAGAGTGCTTTTGATAGGGTTCTTGCTTCTATTCCTTTCAAAGGCCAG GTTCTTAATGAAACAAGTCTGTGGTGGTTTGAGAGAACTAAGCACATAGTTTCTAATGCGGTTGTGTCAGCTCCCGATAAAAACGTTACAATAGCAAAGAAATGTTCAGTTTTCCCTGTTGAGTTTGTTG CTAGAGGATTTGTCACCGGAAGTACCGATACATCTTTATGGACAGTCTACAATAAAGGCAACCGTAACTACTGTGGAAATGTCTTGCCAGAGG GGATGGTCAAAAATCAAAAGTTGCCTAAGAATATACTCACCCCGACTACCAAGGCTGCGGATCATGATGTTCCAGTCACTCCAGATGAG ATTATAGAAAAGGGACTGATGCCTCGAGCTGATTATGTAGAAGCGAGTGAAAAAGCATTAAGCCTTTTTGAATACGGACAG CAAGTGGCTTTAGAACATGGACTTATATTGGTAGATACTAAGTATGAATTCGGGAAGGCAAATGATGGATCAATTCTGCTGATTGATGAG GTCCATACTCCTGATTCGAGTAGATATTGGATCGCCAATTCTTACTTGGAGCGCATTCAAAATGGTCTTGAGCCTGAAAATGTTGATAAG GAGTTCTTAAGGCTGTGGTTCAAAAGTCACTGCAACCCTTATGAAGATGAG GTCCTTCCCGATGCTCCTGAAGATCTTGTTTGTGAATTGGCTTGGCG ATACATTTTCTTATACGAGACTATAACAAAATCAAAGTTTGAGATGCAATTGACACAG GAGCCAATACATGATCGAATATCGCAAAATGTTGCATCTGCACTAGCATCCTTAAAGTAA